From a region of the Nonlabens sp. Hel1_33_55 genome:
- a CDS encoding homocysteine S-methyltransferase family protein: protein MRNEILYKALQERILVLDGAMGTMLQRHKFTEEDFRGDRFADYASDVKGNNDLLSITQPDAIAGVHAQYFAAGADIVETNTFSGTTIAMADYHMENLVDELNIESAKIARKVADEFTAKEPHKPRFVAGAIGPTNKTASMSPDVNDPGYRAITFEELRKDYKQQAAGLVKGGVDILLVETVFDTLNAKAALFAIEELKEELKLDIPVMVSGTITDASGRTLSGQTAEAFLISIEHIPLLSVGFNCALGAKQLTPYLETVANKSQYGISAYPNAGLPNAFGEYDETPDQMASQIREYLDKSLVNIIGGCCGTTPEHIAAIAKIAAEYQPRPIPSLQKLANVG from the coding sequence TTGAGAAACGAGATTTTATACAAAGCCCTGCAAGAGCGCATTCTAGTGCTGGATGGCGCGATGGGAACCATGTTGCAACGACACAAATTTACTGAGGAAGATTTTAGAGGCGACCGCTTTGCCGATTATGCATCAGATGTCAAGGGAAACAACGATTTGCTTTCTATCACTCAGCCAGATGCTATTGCAGGCGTTCATGCTCAGTATTTTGCGGCTGGAGCAGACATTGTGGAAACCAATACATTTAGCGGCACCACCATCGCCATGGCAGATTATCACATGGAAAATCTGGTGGATGAACTTAATATTGAAAGTGCGAAGATCGCCCGCAAGGTAGCAGATGAGTTCACCGCTAAGGAACCTCACAAACCTAGGTTTGTTGCAGGAGCCATAGGCCCGACCAATAAAACCGCAAGCATGTCGCCAGACGTAAACGATCCTGGCTATAGAGCGATCACCTTTGAAGAATTGCGAAAAGACTACAAGCAGCAAGCTGCTGGATTAGTAAAAGGTGGTGTGGATATTCTACTGGTAGAAACAGTGTTTGACACACTAAATGCCAAAGCGGCTCTATTTGCGATTGAAGAATTGAAAGAAGAACTCAAGCTCGACATTCCAGTTATGGTAAGCGGCACAATTACCGATGCCTCTGGAAGAACCTTAAGCGGTCAAACTGCCGAGGCGTTCCTCATTTCCATTGAGCATATTCCGTTATTGTCTGTTGGATTTAATTGCGCCTTGGGCGCAAAACAACTCACCCCATATCTAGAAACAGTAGCAAACAAATCCCAATACGGGATTAGTGCTTATCCCAATGCTGGCTTGCCTAATGCGTTTGGAGAATATGATGAAACACCAGATCAAATGGCTTCACAGATTCGAGAATATCTCGATAAATCGCTCGTCAATATTATTGGTGGTTGCTGCGGGACAACCCCAGAACACATTGCTGCCATCGCTAAAATAGCTGCAGAATATCAACCTAGACCCATTCCTTCACTTCAAAAACTAGCAAATGTCGGATAA